A DNA window from Bos mutus isolate GX-2022 chromosome 11, NWIPB_WYAK_1.1, whole genome shotgun sequence contains the following coding sequences:
- the ID2 gene encoding DNA-binding protein inhibitor ID-2 — protein MKAFSPVRSVRKNSLSDHGLGISRSKTPVDDPMSLLYNMNDCYSKLKELVPSIPQNKKVSKMEILQHVIDYILDLQIALDSHPTIVSLHHQRPGQSQASRTPLTTLNTDISILSLQASEFPSELMSNDSKALCG, from the exons ATGAAAGCCTTCAGTCCAGTGAGGTCCGTTAGGAAAAACAGCCTTTCGGACCACGGCCTGGGCATCTCCCGGAGCAAAACCCCGGTGGACGACCCGATGAGCCTGCTGTACAACATGAACGACTGCTACTCCAAGCTCAAGGAGCTGGTGCCCAGCATCCCGCAAAACAAGAAGGTGAGCAAGATGGAAATCCTGCAGCACGTCATCGACTACATCTTGGACTTGCAGATCGCGCTGGACTCGCACCCCACCATCGTTAGCCTGCACCACCAGCGACCCGGACAGAGCCAGGCGTCCAGGACGCCGCTCACCACCCTCAACACCGACATCAGCATCCTGTCCTTGCAG GCTTCTGAATTCCCTTCTGAGTTAATGTCAAATGACAGCAAAGCTCTCTGTGGCTGA